The Pseudomonas allokribbensis genome has a window encoding:
- a CDS encoding extracellular solute-binding protein: MGLHKLSKALLLVLAPLCVQAAETAKPVVNLYIWGEYLAPDTLKNFEAKTGIQVVADHFDSLETVETKLLTGRSGYDLVLTAGQHLSRAIESGAIQTLNKQQLPHFAGVGDEFRQHMAVFDPGNRYAGIYAWGTTGVGYQEEAVKQRLPEAPRDSWAMLFDPAVVSKFADCGVSLLNDPNEVFAAVMKYMGLDINRQSLDDLKLAEQQLAKIRPYIRYFDNDLNISDLANGNTCVAMSWNGNVAIAAGQAEAAHKPFKLNYRIPKEGTLIWFDAMVLPKDAPHPEAGLALMDYLMTPEVIAPITDTIHYANAITAADGLIDPAIRNDPGTYPPEAVRASLYSKNDNGKAFNRALIRAFSRLKSGL; encoded by the coding sequence ATGGGCCTGCACAAACTGAGTAAAGCGTTATTGCTGGTGCTTGCACCCCTGTGTGTGCAGGCTGCCGAGACGGCGAAACCGGTGGTCAATCTGTATATCTGGGGCGAGTACCTGGCCCCGGATACCCTGAAGAATTTCGAGGCGAAAACCGGGATTCAGGTGGTCGCCGATCACTTCGATTCGCTGGAAACCGTCGAAACCAAACTGCTCACCGGCCGCAGCGGCTACGACCTGGTGCTGACCGCCGGCCAGCACCTGTCGAGAGCCATCGAGAGCGGCGCGATCCAGACTTTGAACAAGCAGCAGCTCCCGCATTTTGCCGGGGTTGGGGACGAATTCCGCCAGCACATGGCGGTGTTCGATCCGGGCAACCGCTACGCCGGGATCTACGCCTGGGGCACTACTGGCGTCGGCTATCAGGAAGAAGCCGTGAAGCAGCGCTTGCCGGAGGCGCCACGGGACAGTTGGGCGATGCTGTTCGATCCGGCGGTGGTGTCGAAATTCGCCGATTGCGGGGTGAGCCTGCTCAACGATCCGAACGAAGTGTTCGCGGCGGTCATGAAGTACATGGGCCTGGACATCAACCGCCAGAGCCTGGATGACCTGAAACTCGCCGAGCAGCAACTGGCGAAGATCCGTCCGTACATTCGCTACTTCGACAACGACCTGAACATCAGCGACCTGGCCAACGGCAACACCTGCGTGGCGATGTCGTGGAACGGCAACGTTGCGATTGCGGCGGGCCAGGCCGAGGCGGCGCACAAACCATTCAAGTTGAATTACCGGATTCCGAAGGAGGGCACGCTGATCTGGTTCGACGCCATGGTCCTTCCCAAGGACGCACCGCACCCCGAGGCCGGATTGGCATTGATGGATTACCTGATGACGCCCGAGGTGATCGCGCCGATCACTGACACCATTCACTACGCCAACGCGATTACGGCGGCGGACGGGTTGATTGATCCTGCGATTCGTAATGATCCGGGGACGTATCCGCCTGAGGCGGTGAGGGCTTCTTTGTATAGCAAGAATGATAATGGCAAGGCGTTCAATCGGGCTTTGATTCGGGCGTTCAGTCGGTTGAAATCGGGCCTTTGA
- a CDS encoding isocitrate lyase/PEP mutase family protein: MNALDTQFHQLHHDGLLILTNVADATGARLVEQLGGKAVATSSAAVAWAHGYPDGNTLPLERLISTVESIARVIKVPLSVDIEAGYSDDLDRVAEVIDAVVAAGAAGINIEDGNGTPELLARKIEVARQVADKRDVKLFINARTDVYLKSLVPAEDRVAETLHRAALYQAAGADGLFAAGVTSAYEIEAICKGTSLPVNVLGFACLPSPDELKTLGVRRLSAGSGIAEFLYGAMGSLVKSFLASGKLDTHDLKAFTYGEVNGLLK; the protein is encoded by the coding sequence ATGAACGCGCTCGACACACAGTTTCACCAGTTGCACCACGATGGCCTGCTGATCCTGACCAACGTTGCCGACGCCACGGGCGCGCGACTGGTCGAACAACTCGGCGGCAAGGCCGTCGCCACCAGCAGCGCCGCGGTGGCCTGGGCCCACGGTTACCCGGATGGCAACACCCTGCCGCTGGAGCGCTTGATCAGCACCGTGGAGTCGATTGCCCGTGTCATCAAGGTGCCGTTGAGTGTGGACATCGAGGCCGGTTACTCCGATGACCTCGACCGGGTCGCCGAAGTGATCGATGCGGTTGTCGCAGCAGGCGCGGCCGGGATCAATATCGAAGACGGCAACGGCACGCCGGAACTGCTGGCGCGCAAGATCGAAGTGGCACGGCAAGTCGCCGACAAGCGCGATGTGAAGCTGTTTATCAATGCCCGCACCGATGTTTACCTCAAAAGTCTGGTGCCAGCCGAGGATCGCGTCGCCGAAACCCTGCACCGCGCGGCGCTGTATCAGGCAGCCGGGGCCGATGGTTTGTTTGCCGCCGGCGTGACGTCCGCCTACGAAATCGAAGCCATCTGCAAGGGCACATCACTGCCGGTCAACGTCCTCGGTTTTGCTTGCCTGCCCTCCCCCGATGAGTTGAAAACCCTCGGTGTACGCCGCCTGAGCGCCGGTTCCGGTATCGCCGAGTTCCTCTACGGCGCCATGGGTTCACTGGTGAAAAGTTTCCTCGCCAGCGGCAAGCTCGATACCCATGACCTCAAGGCCTTCACCTATGGCGAAGTCAACGGTCTGCTGAAGTAA
- a CDS encoding bifunctional transcriptional activator/DNA repair enzyme AdaA → MNIQTAALPPHAEMVRAMLASDTAYEGVFFTAVKTTGIFCRPTCTARKPKPENVEFFAHADDCLSAGYRACLRCKPLDAAAIAPDWVQRLLKAVDADPELRWSDAQLLAEGIEPLKLRRWFKQHFGMTFHAWLRTRRLGVALGGIKQGTSIDHAAFDSGYESLSGFRDAFQKSFHITPGRAAASEPLLFTRLTTPLGPMIAMAERRGLVLLEFLDRPALTREVEELQNRYGYVVAPGHNAHLQQIENELALYFAGKLSEFSVPLHLPGSEFARQVWAELRQIPYGHTSTYGSIAARLGKPGASRAVGLANGHNRLSIVVPCHRVIGADGSLTGYGGGQPRKAFLLRLENAAVQLTQPLAF, encoded by the coding sequence ATGAACATACAGACCGCTGCCCTGCCCCCTCACGCCGAAATGGTTCGCGCCATGCTCGCAAGCGACACTGCCTATGAAGGCGTGTTCTTTACGGCCGTGAAAACCACCGGGATCTTTTGCCGCCCTACCTGCACGGCGCGCAAGCCGAAACCGGAAAACGTCGAGTTCTTCGCCCACGCTGACGACTGCCTGTCCGCCGGTTACCGCGCCTGCCTGCGCTGCAAACCGCTGGACGCTGCAGCCATCGCCCCGGACTGGGTGCAACGGCTGTTGAAAGCCGTCGACGCCGATCCGGAGCTGCGCTGGAGCGATGCGCAATTGCTCGCCGAGGGCATCGAACCGCTGAAGCTGCGGCGCTGGTTCAAGCAGCATTTCGGCATGACCTTTCATGCGTGGCTGCGCACCCGCCGGCTGGGCGTGGCGTTGGGTGGGATCAAGCAAGGCACCTCCATCGACCACGCGGCGTTCGACTCCGGTTATGAATCTCTCAGCGGTTTTCGCGATGCGTTTCAGAAGTCGTTCCACATCACGCCGGGACGCGCAGCGGCCAGCGAACCGCTGTTGTTCACCCGCCTGACCACGCCGCTGGGGCCAATGATCGCCATGGCCGAGCGACGCGGGCTGGTGTTGCTGGAGTTTCTCGACCGCCCGGCGCTGACCCGGGAAGTCGAAGAATTGCAAAACCGCTACGGCTACGTGGTCGCGCCGGGACACAACGCGCATTTGCAGCAGATCGAAAACGAACTGGCGCTGTACTTCGCCGGCAAGCTGAGCGAGTTCAGCGTGCCACTGCACCTGCCCGGCAGTGAGTTTGCCCGTCAGGTCTGGGCCGAACTGCGGCAAATCCCCTACGGCCACACCAGCACTTACGGCAGCATCGCCGCACGGCTGGGCAAACCCGGCGCCAGTCGCGCGGTGGGGCTGGCCAACGGGCACAATCGGCTGTCGATCGTGGTGCCGTGCCATCGGGTGATCGGTGCGGACGGCTCGCTGACCGGCTATGGTGGTGGACAACCGCGCAAGGCGTTTTTGCTCAGGCTGGAAAACGCTGCCGTGCAACTGACGCAACCGCTGGCTTTCTGA
- a CDS encoding DNA-3-methyladenine glycosylase family protein, whose product MPDPYQPASEFLASLDADWQRHIAAVGPCLHQPHPARDPYESLVRAIAYQQLHAKAGDAIVGRLVGLFPGQTFPRPEQILATDFDRLRGCGFSAGKIATIQGIAQATLDGVVPDYSTALAMEDEALIERLVSLRGVGRWTVEMLLIYSLERPDILPADDFGVREGYRRLKGLEVQPTRKQMIEIGLGWRPFRTVAAWYLWRVPKAPSP is encoded by the coding sequence ATGCCCGATCCCTACCAACCGGCCAGCGAGTTTCTGGCCAGCCTCGACGCCGACTGGCAGCGCCACATCGCTGCGGTCGGCCCTTGCCTGCATCAACCGCATCCGGCGCGCGATCCCTATGAATCGCTGGTGCGGGCGATTGCCTATCAGCAACTGCATGCCAAGGCTGGCGATGCGATTGTCGGGCGGTTGGTGGGGTTGTTTCCCGGGCAGACGTTTCCGCGTCCGGAGCAGATTCTGGCGACGGACTTCGATCGGTTGCGCGGTTGCGGGTTTTCGGCAGGCAAGATTGCGACGATTCAGGGGATTGCCCAGGCGACCCTGGACGGCGTGGTGCCGGATTACTCGACCGCGCTGGCGATGGAGGATGAGGCGCTGATCGAGCGTTTGGTCAGCCTGCGCGGGGTTGGCCGCTGGACGGTGGAGATGTTGCTGATTTATAGCCTGGAGCGGCCGGATATTTTGCCGGCGGATGACTTTGGTGTGCGCGAGGGGTATCGGCGGTTGAAGGGGCTGGAGGTGCAGCCGACGCGCAAGCAGATGATTGAGATCGGGTTGGGCTGGCGTCCGTTTCGGACGGTGGCGGCTTGGTATTTGTGGCGGGTGCCAAAAGCGCCCTCACCGTAA